The nucleotide sequence aaagctatatttcttatgaatatatattaaaaaaaaatgaaatttgAATGtagatatttataataatatttatttatggaTTATGCTTagtttttaaattcattaatcccttttttaattacctataaaattaagaaaaagGCGAAGagaataaatatgcatatataaaatggaaaaagGGAATCATGTGATTTCCCGACcaataaacatattattatccGTATATGGTGGtgaaaaagtaaaaatacTGGTAAAGGCACATAAGTAGATATGATTTGAATGCCCATACATATAATGTTTTGGATATATGGTtaaattatacataaaatatcataTCAGCATATTCATTAACCTTGAATAgcatcatatatatatgtgtatggATAAGAAATACTTAATGGCAatttacttattttatatattattaccGACAAAAGAAGGcaatcaaaattttttgagggtgtaaacattttatattcgtccaaatgtataatatttttatttcctaaattttttaattcatttatcGGATCacacatatgtatatattcgatttcctttttattgTGGTTATAGCATTTTTTCCCctttttattactattttcttggtcaatataatttaaaattctGTGCATTGTTTGGCTATCTATGTCCTTAATATCAATAATTCCGGTTTTAACGAATTGCTTTAAAATTCGactaaattttttaaccCATCCATTACCATCAATTTCGCCATTTGCTGtaattaataatagatATTCTTTTGTTTCAATTCGCAATTTATCAGTTAAGTAAAAAAAGCTTGTTAATACTCTAACCTTTAGAGAACTagacatatataaaaagcgttcagatatatattttattaatttttcatttaataattttgatgcTTGGGATGAAGaccaattattttttatgcattctaaatattttatatacttgtcacttatttcattaatttcgtctttatttattataaggctattttttgattttctACTTTTAGTATCTTCTTTGTTCTCCATACTATCATTGTTATAGTTGATATCCTTACCCTGTTCTTCTTCATCTTCAcaaatttctttattagCTTTTTGATCGTTTTCCATAGAATTATGAATATCACTTTCCATCATCTAACCATAGATAATTTAGGGTATGCCAAACAAATTCATTTGCAgcataaaattataactaTATATGTGTGAATTGCATTCAAATATAATCAAATCgtattatgtttttttccaaTGCTTTTAAATGATGTGTAAACttgttataatattataaagaatatCCCCAAGTAACCATAATCGTATATAGTagattttattattttctaaatttgaaattatgattttttcttatagCATTTTAAagttttaatataattaaaaactgcagtttaaattaattttttggaattttatttttttgatttatagcatttttaacatttgcgttataataatatttattattaaaatgttaTTGTTGTGATAGTTATTACTATTaccatttatatttttttatacatgtatataatattatatgtgtatatttttatataaataaacgttttaatgaagaaaatataacaatttaaaaattaattagcAAGGTTTTacttaaaaaatggaatagATGTATAATAgtgataaatatttatagatatttatttcatactttataatttttaatagcTCATATTTGCATAATAAGTTTTGAAGTGTCAACACCCATAAATAATCAGTAAATATACCTATTATAATGGAATTCtaattcaaaatatatatttttcattgaaaaacaatttttatatcaaaattatttgtcATTGATAAAATGTCTAAAGTAAATGGATATAcctaatattatttttatatatgggCACTTATATAGTGATCATTATATTGTCATAtccatatacatatttttataaagtAATATATGGCACCATtgttgtatttatttttttatacagaCATTTAGTTTACTATTAATTCGagtgtttttttaatttctgCATTCGTTTATACTATCGAATTGTATATAAGTTATACACCTATGTATGTGCATACTTCACCTTACTGAACTCGTCacttaaaaatttaatgctatttttatttatcaaaaacATATGGccgttttttttatttgcattttaatgttttaagaaaacaaatatttaaaaatatatatacgtggtgtttgatatataaaaatgttataaatgaaatattaaaaaataaaaaaaataactaaaTTATAAGTATAAAAAGGTCAAGGCTTTCCCactttaataattttcatattattttacacaaataaaattataaactTAAAACATGagtaattttatatttaataatttaaaataaaataattaataaactATTTAGTTTAACATTAATTGCgtatatttataactaATACAAgatatgaattatttttaataattaattaaaaaaaaatacaatattttttaatttttcatgaTGTTATTTTGAATAGATGTCGAAAATACCGTtgttatcatttatatgttgcgctcattaatatatagcTGCTTAAttcttattatattttatagttCTATTTTTGAAGAGACATGTTTTTCCTTCCAGTATATCAACgatgttaatatattttattttcctatgtatgtataatattatagCACACATTAGTATTACATTctgttttaatataattttcgtAATTATCTTGGTAATTATCATCactattattgttattagaatttttttcatcatatgctattttttcgtttgaatttatttccccgatcatatattttgttgAATCActtatgtatttattttcctcagtaaaatataatttatcacTTTCTAATGGAGGCATTTGATTGTTTATACATTTATCACTATTTTGAGCATAATCATTTtgatattgaaaaaaaagattaGTTATATAGTTGCTTTTAATTTGGTTATCATCTAtcgtattattatttaaatagtaATCACAATattgattatataaatggtTAAATTCTTCTAGATTTTCAATAATATGGATATTATCATTACTGGCTTTTCCATTAGTTGGTGTTGTGGCATCATTTGGAGGAGTATTATAACATTGACTTGTATTCCCACTGTCATTattaatacaatttttcGCATTATTATTGCTAATAGTGGTATTTCTATTGCcatttttacaattattatttcctaAATAATTAGTAtcacatatattttgatgatctaaaaaattcataGAATAGTTATTGTCCATTTTCAGtgaattataaatatgctCATCATGATAactgttcatattttttttatttttaattatatgatcataattattcatatttttatattctgaATCGTTTTCATGGATATTCATTTTACAAATGGAATTGTCGGGAGAGTCAGGCAATACATTACtagatataattttattacaatccatattattatttatatattcatggCAATTTGTGCATATAGTTAAAAagtcatttattttatattttacttCATGAGTACATTGTTTTTCCTCACTATCAGAATTAAAATTGTAAGCACAAAATAATTCGtccatattatttttttcttgaGCAACATCAGATATTTGTGATTTAAAACTGGTAGagttttcatttttcaatttttcgGTGATTGCTTGcaaatttaaaatgttattGTATAGATTAGTAGATTCATTGCAATATTCACTTTCTATAAATTGAGAATTTTCATCATGACTAGAagaaaattgaaaataatctTTAAAATCATTCTTATTATGATCtacttcatttttttttaaataatcatTTCCATCTGTGCACTGTTCACTATCGGCTAATATACTTTCATTTACAATGCTGTTACTTGAAGTCTTATCATTTTCAGGATTtcctttattttcattttttgagGGATTTTCTCTTTTCTTAGAATTTCGacctttattttttttcttgttattattagtaGTGCTATCGTTTTTGTTAGTAACATTagtatcatttttatcctTATCATTGGAGAAAAcatttgtaatattttttgcatattCCATTATGTCaccattttcattatataattcatttttactcatatttatttggaCTACTtcattttgataatttacatttatatcatttgtatctattttttttttcattttttcatttttatttttatcgtcatttttttgatcATTAAGATTCTCAATTAAACTATTTTCGAtaaaatgatttatatcattttcacttatattaaaatttaatttttctatttgctctaacaaatatttttttttatcataatctAATTTTGTTGATATTAAATCTTCATTAGATTCTATGCCaagatattttttatcatcaatATGATGTGTGGgtaaatttgtattatagttcatatcaaaattattatttgtacaATTAAATGTAgtgtttaatatattattatatgcatcATGCGTACTATTggaatttatttcattattgctattaaatgtattttcattaaaatgtGAAATAACATATGGATGGTTAAAATAagatttttcataattttgatGGTCATAGTAATTGTTAACATAATAACAAGTACTGgcattactattattatcattattatttccattaGTATTAGAATTGCTATTATTAGCCTCTACATTATTTCGATGATTATCATTACTGTCATTtgtgttattattattaatagcATTAACATTAGTATTAtcacaatatattttattaaaattattattcaaactattttcatcaattgatctttttatattataaaagcCATAAGAATTGTCATTACTTTGCTCCAACATATCTTGTcgattatttatatcatcattAGCAGATATGCTtctatttaatatatcattattgcTCGATCGTTGagatttatatatttgtgcaTTTGATgcattttcatcatatattaatgagCATTTTCTTCCTACTGAATTAGATACCATAGTCGAGCCAACTGAATCCAAAGGAACTGGAGAACCTACTAAAATGTTTTCTggattattaatttttccttttagccccatattttttttcttcttgcaattttgtttatacaATAAAGCCCTTtggttttttttaatattattatcatttgaTATAATCATATCagcattttcattttcccaatatttattattatcgtTACTATTACTTgcttttcttttattatttttctttttggGTTCATTggttttataattttcatgtaacaccatatttttttttttgctgtTTACAGCAATATTGTATTCATTTAATGCTATATTAGCTTTATCTTTGTTATTGCTCAAATAATAATCCTGGTTTGGCTCTAAAAATACTACAtcattattgttattattactgTAGTTAGTTTTGCAATTTAAATAGTTATTTACAGAATTTTGAATGCTATTATATCCGTCATTTGCATCTTTATTAATATGGTTactattattgttatttttattattttctagaATAATGTTATCATaagaattatttaaagtcatattattttgtttgtcGTTTTCTTTAGTTTCAACTTGAAAGCCTgaatcattatttataatatcgATGCTATGATTTATGATTCCATTATTCAAAAATTGCCCATTTTGTTGAAATATGTTGTTgctattattaatttcagAACCTATTATTGACCCCGAAGCtcttatattaataatatcattGTGGCTATAACTTAATGTATGGCTGTCTAGCATAgaactattattattattattattattattatcattattattgttagaATTTGTGCAATTGTCTATATCAGTTAGAAAAATATCTTGGttatttttcatcattGGATCACAAGCTACAGAAGgatttatttcatcattattattacactCCTTTGAATTATTGTTTTCattgaaatataataactCATTCCCGTCATATGgtttatttctatttttcaaatgagcatgatattttttttgtaataaatcAGGGTTTTTAACTAATTTAAGGcataacaattttttggACCATTCACTACGAACCCATGTATCTCcttcttttattaatgtTTTCCATCCACATTCGCATTTCATTTTAACTTTTGTACCATCATTACTTAACCATTGGCTCATGTACATTTTTTGTTGGCAAGAAttacatattattaatgGCACAGGTTTTTTCCATCTTGGACTTCTAACccaattattatttttttttaaaaagtttttAAAACCACAtttacataataattttaccTTCGATCCTATATCATCTAGCCATGTATGTACCCACATTTTGGAATTGCATTCTTCGCATAAAATTTGAGGTGCTTTTCTTTGCTTAATATTACCTCGTCTCGACCAAAACGAATTTGCTCTATCATAATTTCGACTACCACAATCGCAAAccattataatttttgttttatctTTATCAAGAAATCTATTAGTTATTAGCAATTCTTTACACTTTgtacaaaatatatgagGAGCTTTTGGTTTtagttcatttttttcatcataataacaatttatTACTTGTTTCCATTCATTATTgtgatttatatatttattgtaaCCACATAGGCAATAAAAAGTTATCTTATAATCATTTTCTTGTgccatatttttatctagTATTTCATTAAAAGTATTAATGTCAATATAATTTCCATGTTTCGAGTATTCATTCACggttttattatatttttcatcattattatcgccattttcaattttatcatttttattaacagaATCGTCAATAATTATGTAATCATTAGTATAATCATTCGTATTCATTGccattttgttaatattttcatatgtTGATGTTATATCATCTTTTTCTTCACTACAGTCATCAAATGATACTTTattcaatttattttcgATATTACtttcatcatatttttcatttttctttggcgctatttgtattttataagCATATAAGCAATTCGAGcatattaaattttctttttttgttaaaaggCCTGTTAAATTCCCACTAAAATTTCCATCTTCAATAGAAGGAATATTAGCATCATCAATTTTTGCTAATGTGtctatattattgtatACTTCTTTACTGTGCTTATAATAATCCtctaaacatatttttaccttcacttttttttctaccAATTTTTTGGatttctcttttttcaccaatatatttacgtttatatttttttttttttttttcgtttttacTTCGGCCtttacaatattattattttgattttttaattcatctTCATTTGTAAAATTTTCTGTTTTTATTCCATCAGTTTTAATAAGATATTCTGTACACATTATAGTATCTTCATGTGCTATATTAGCATCCgtatttgaatttttgtTTGAAGATTTGTTGGATTCTCTTTTTATGAGTCTTTTTGGTGTATTGCTCGTTCTTTGATTGGCCGAATTAAGCTTAGTTATACtctttttcctttttgTTGGCATGTTTTCATTAATaagattattatttacatcaCCACTTAccattatattattatcatatgGTGTAATATTAtccatattaatattatttgatagGGCCTGATTTAATTCTGAGTCATTTGCATTACTACCGTTATATATAAGCATTGAATTggtaattaaattatttccatttaaaTGATCATTTGTTAATTCATGCTTAACATGTATACAATTGTTTAAtgtatcattattatattcagaATTCGAAATTACTtctttgttattatttgcttgcaaatttatttcattattgaTTTCGGAATTTAAACCATTATTTTCTACTGAATCAATACCCAATCCGtttgaaataatattatttttattcttatttttacGGGTTCTCCTTTTTCTAATTGTTCCATTTTTGGGCTCGTTTGATCCCCCATTTATTTCGCCATCAACCTGATTACTACTAACTTGGTTATCATGTATTAAGTTGCCATCATTTTGTTCCTTTGTCTTTTTCTCTCTTACCTTTCTTCTTCCTGGTTTCTTTTTTCCAATATTTAATTCGGTAACTTCAATTTCTACATTATCCAATATTTCTTCACTTTTTATTCTCAAAGATTGATTATCTGTTCCGTTTAACTGATTCGATAtatgattattatttgaattcATACAATTACCCACTTCATTACTATTACTTTGAAAATTCATGCCAGAAATAGAAAAAGTGCTTTCTCTTTTTATTCCATAAGTGCATAACTCTATgcctttatttatattagaATGCGAAAAcgaattttcttttaaattttcatttttattttcaaaaattgCATTATTGTTTATAGTATTCATACTAGTAgaagaatatttatttgtggAATTGTTTCCtatatttgaataattttcatttgctatatttttattatctacATTAATTAAGCACGAATTTAATAGGCCACtgtcattattattattactattactattgttattatttttcgaAATATGTGAAAAATCACATCCTTTTTCATGTTGATCGTAATTCATGTTTGTAGCATTTAATGCTTCATTTGGAATATATTCATTGTTTTGATAAAACTCATTTTTCcctatttcattatttatagtCATAATATAGTCAGTATCATTTTTCTCAGTtctaattatatatgatgtGTACATATCACTATTAGAATTAgaaatatcatttatattgttattactatcatcatttttataattctcTGATCTATTATTAGCATATGTTTGTTTTACACACATATCTTTTCTTATTCCTTTTATAGActtatctatattttcttcattttcaaCATGTAAACCACTTTTATCCATTACATTATTTTCCCATTTGGGAGTTTCGACATTTTGGATATTTGGTTGAATAGTATTTGCTGgatcattaatattatcatcattatcatttttttcattcattaatattttaagcTTTCTTTTTCGTCTTAATGCTTTtctcatttttaatatttttttattctttttttcaaaatatagaaCAGTTTTGTATAATTCGTCATTTTCGTTTATAGTTGTAAATTCtgattcattatttaatatcatttttttaaattcttttttttttaatcgCATTTCTTCGACTTCTGTGTCATAATCATCAGAATATGTGTcgttatcattattattatcattgcCACTATTTTTACCTTTATTTTCagttttttcatttttggAAATGGAATTTGTTCTAATTTCGCTACCTTGTATATGctcattattttcttgaATCTCATTATTTGGTAATAGGTTTATATTTCCTGATAACACATACATATGTTTAATGAATGTttcattgttattattgctattattatcttttgATAAGTCAGTGTTACAATAAATGTTATTAAAATCGTTGCACTTAACACTTATACTGTCTTTGTCATCACtacttatattatttggaaatgtattatatatgttcatgagattttctttttcatcattatatatatatatttttttataaaattgtgaAAATTTGTATAGTTTTCTATTAGAGTCATATTCAACCATATTGTTgctattttctatataatgagtattatttaaattaattgaTAATGGATAAATTTTAGTTTGctcattatttatgttaCAAATATTTTCGTCATCTATTATTTCACTATTAccattatttaaattactATATTCTATATTCATATTCTTTCCCTTCGCATTATCATTATCCCCTATATTACTAATGGCAACAGTAGTACTACTATTTCCATCGCTATTGCTATGATTTATGGTACTATTAtcttcatcattattatagTTATTAATACCcacatttatttcattttcagaatatttattatttatgtttatatcGTCCAAAGTCTCCAATTGGTCTGTATTGTCGGGGattacatttatatttgcaaCAACATTGattttatctttatacATTATATTTGCATCTTTTCTATTAAgcgaattattttttatatcattggGGTTTCTATAATATAAGTCAGagtttaataatttattatctaTTAATCTATAAcatgttttatatacataatctccatatttattataatttttgtgaatatctgttttatcattaaaattttcattatttatgataTTTCTTTCTTCATCaacattaatattattattattatgaattAAATTTCCAATGTTTAAGTTCATTTCATTAGCTGCATGATTTATATCGTGAAGCTGggttatattatttattttctctGAAAATTCATCTTgtgttatattttcaatagaattattatataaccCTGATTGGTTATAATAatcaatattaaaataattttcactgtttatattttgtaaatcccctttattttccaaataatttaaataatctTCTTTTGATGTGTCATgttgaaaatttttatcttcATTAAGTTTGTTGGGTTCGTTCTTATTactatcattattattatcatcactATTGTTgctatttatattattaatttgttcatTACTATCATATTTCTTCACCTGATTAATGTTATTCATTGCattaatatcatttatattttctatattcaTTGTATCTTCATAATTAATACCACTTCCCAATTTCATATTAACATCATAATTTTCGATatcactattttttatattattattagtgTTGAAATTATCGTTAGCATGCTCTATATTTAGAATACAATCATTCATTTTGCCATCATGCATAT is from Plasmodium berghei ANKA genome assembly, chromosome: 14 and encodes:
- a CDS encoding negative elongation factor A, putative, which codes for MMESDIHNSMENDQKANKEICEDEEEQGKDINYNNDSMENKEDTKSRKSKNSLIINKDEINEISDKYIKYLECIKNNWSSSQASKLLNEKLIKYISERFLYMSSSLKVRVLTSFFYLTDKLRIETKEYLLLITANGEIDGNGWVKKFSRILKQFVKTGIIDIKDIDSQTMHRILNYIDQENSNKKGKKCYNHNKKEIEYIHMCDPINELKNLGNKNIIHLDEYKMFTPSKNFDCLLLSVIKKGINEFKN